gcCTCAAtgaaaagctgaactcgagaaaaatctcatgaggttcttagtgaaccaacaaaacaaggacatactcttcccctacaacttcaagtgagtgttaaataattaatgtcgatcatatggacatttgttcaattatttgcttactagctaagctatctcccatatttgtgtataaaaacatatgcagcaatcactgggtattgatggtcatcgatatggccaatagtcggttgagcatcttagactcgttaagaaaagagcaaacagagtaacaagacatgatagatattatccaagggtaatttggtctctctagcaactatatataccctgatctcttaactgcaacaattattaaatgccaaattaattttttattttattgggcatagtgtttggaaaagtttcattgaggagcaccacatgaaacattgcaaagcgccactggatgtaatcgcacacaaagtaagtactagctacatttatatatataattcaattaacaccatgcatgctttcaattcaccggatcttttttctcgtaaaagtgggttctgaggcaagaacaggagaacaactactgcggacactatgtttgcgagttcatcatggcatacgcaaaaagaactcctgaagagaccctcaaagtacgttatataaatatattcatatattcacaatttcttttattgctcatatatataagtaatcacatgaccaacacatatatatatatatatatattaatacttttcctttaacttttattgaagactatggttgaaggaaaaagtcatatggCATGACCAACTGAAAgaaattcaagagaccatagcaggatttcttaatgaccaggtcttaaaccccgccggcgagttctacaatgacgtgaatgaaacatggaagccaaaccagatggagtgaatttgttatcccaaggatatgatagaatatacaatataagctttatttgtaatatatatatatacatattatatatacataaaatagcgtacaatatatgtatatgcatgtaatatatacgttagtttcatactttagtttgtacaaaatattcgaacattataagcgtgtagaatacgtatattattagcagcgtagaatgtgtattcgaaaacctattcgaaaaccaaaatgaatcatcaattgaaaatagaaacaaaaaaaagaaaagaaaaaagaaaacctttagtcccggttggtaataccaaccgggactaaagggccggtccacgtggccaggccgggaggcctctttagtctcggttggtattaccaactaggactaaaggtggacctttagtcccgggcgagaaaccgggactaaaggaggggccctttagtcccggattcgtgctctcgGTTGGAAAATCGGGACCGaaggggttttccaaccgggagtaaagcctgtttctgtactagtggcgGGTCGTCATGTTCCGCGCCAGCGAAACAACCAAATGTGGTAACGTCATGCTACTAGCTAGCACACATCCTAGCCAAGCCCTAATGCGAGAAATCAAACGCAAAGCACATGCCAGCTAAGCAGCGGCGAGCTCACCGTGGAGGCAGCCATGGACACTGTGAGTCCGCGCGAGGACGAAAATGgtgaatacgccctcaccgaagcttgTCCGGTGCTGCAATCACGTCAAGGAGGTAGAGGGGAAAGTGGCGCAGCTGTGGGCTAGATGGAGACGACGATGGTGCGATGGCGTGGGCGTTAGCACTGTCAGCGtcaaacacttagcaaattttcgtAAGTGCTAAAAATAGGGAAATGTTGATTCTTGTGTGCCAAATTCAAGCACGTTAGGagttgaactagcctatgacccaaaaataaaagttgttcctctcatcaaatactacaactttactttagtgaacacatccatgcaaagtctctatgacatagttcaaactaggttaAACATTCCACTTTCacatgatgacttacactatatctatgtcttagtgaccaaactagccatagtcatgaataccaaagttgttcataatgacattctaaacatgtttaagctattcctaaggtcacataAGCATTTCATACATCGGTTACATAAATTACTTCCCAGGTCAACAtgtatatcatcacttaggagtttaattagacaaagtggtctacatgaacaatgttccactagtgatcctaagtgtagctaaggtgttttagtaactaacatcaaccacttacacttattcactcatgatcataagcatacacaaaggaaacataaaataacaaagcatatttcatatgtttcaatcacatgtttcatatgtaaaagctcatatatgaatgcttgatgcttacgctcatgcaatgcaagtcaaattatgcaagcctaacacctagggtgttacaaagggtttccacacaaagatgtctctattggtgcGGAGAAAGCcaacgagtgcgctttcctattcgaaggAAAATGTGGTGCTAATGCGCACCACTTCGCCCTTGGAGCCGCTGGGGtccatgaggacctccttggtgccctccacTGGCTCGAAAGACCCAGCCAACCacttggggttgggtgcttcttcggcGAGCTCCTTCTcgatggccgcaagctccttaGAGGTGACGATTGTTGCGGCGTgatcacagcactcgacctcgcattcgtaggcgcgctggaaggatgTGTCGATTGTGATGACCCCGcacggtcctagcatcttcagctttaggtaggtgtagttggggacggccatgaacttcgcatagcatggatgtcctaggatggcgtggtaagttCCATGGAactcgaccacctcaaaggtgagggtctccgtcctataattagacgaatccccaaaagtgatggatagatcgatctgcccaagcagcacagcctgctttctaggcacgatgctgtggaaaggcGCTCCGGTCGGTCAAACGcatgatcggtcgatgcccatggtgtcAAGTGTTTCGGCGTAcatgatattgaggccgctgcctccatccatcagtacctcggtgagccacttcatgccgatgatcgagtcaaccatgagcggatatctccctagtTGTGGGACACTCTTCGGGtagtcggtccgatcaaaggttatggcggactcccaCCATCGGAGGAAGATAGGCGTGACTGGCTCGACCATACCTCACGACGCGTGAGCTTCTAgaggcgcttggagtcataggccgttgaccctccgaagatcatgaggcagccatccagcgtcAAAAAGCTATCGTCCATCCCCTTGGCATCGTCCGTAGTTggcttggggtccttcccatgcttcCCCTGttgaagcctctagacaagaaccgcttcatgaggtcgtagtccttgtatagatgcttgacggggaaggtatggtttgggcatggccctttgagtagcttctcgaagtggtctagggtacccttcATGGGCTTCTAGCCCCCTTGCGGTCGGCAgcagccacgagcgagccctcacgccgctgctttttctttttcttgacgggatggttggaggcgccttcgccggcatcCTTGTCCCGCCTCGCCTTTCCTTTGAGGCGgtcaaagatcgctccgaccacctcctcgcttgaGGCATGGCTGGTCGTGATGTCgaagagctccttggtggttcgcgggcccttacgtcccaacttatgaaccagggactcaaaggtggtcctagataggaaagctcctataatgtcGACGTCGGTGatgttaggtagctcgttgcactgtcaagagaagcgtcggatgttcccatggagggtttctctggccttctattggcagtttttgagatcccatgggttcccaaaaCGCTTGTATGTGCCAtggaagttccccatgaagatctctttcaggtccgcccaactttagattctattgggcggaaggtgttccaaccatgttcgtgccaaatcggccaggaacaatagaaggttgtggataatgaagtcatcattatccactccaccggcttggcaagcaagctgataatcctcgagccatagtccgaggttcgtttccctagagtattttgggatgttggttggtggtcggtaccatggtgggaaggcagcgttgaggatgtgtcggccgaaggcctaaggtcccgGTAGGCTGGGGCTCGGCCTTCGGTCCTCACCACTATTGTAGTGCTCGCCacaatgagggtggtagccgtggctagctCCCTCCCCCACATCGCCACAGGTGCGCCTGCGGGTATCGAGGGTGTCGCACACATCACGGTTGTGGccaagatgctcatgcaccgAGACCACGGTGCGTAACCTACCACCTTGCGGTGCCTGGTGGACGGATGCATCCTTGTTGGGTCACTCCGAGGGCAtacgctggctggcgtcgagctcgcatcgtcgagacaacgagctttcggcttgttgcgccgccgcacgctcgagtagcaggtgaatctcatgatgggcccgatgatcctcgggcgtcatAGGCCCCGAAAGCCCATGGAGCAAGGCTgccacagcagcgatgttctggcttgcccaagcaaaatgtgggagagcttcatcatcctcgatgatcctccggttcatgtcACAGGCCATGGCACGTGCGTGCCCACAGTGtctgtggcgctcgatctctcgattGAGCTCCGCACGTTCCTGCTTGAGCTGGAGTcacgcttcctcgagctcttggtgtcgggcCTTCAGCTACTCCACCCGCAGGCGAGGCGGGGACCCTACATCCCCTTTGACCTCGTCGtcgaggtcatttgttggggtagcctcttcctcgtggatgcttttgatgtatccCTTAGGGGTAACCGCCATGAAACACTCACGAGAGGTGTGACGgcttcccctgctagagtcagagctagagggcgactctgattctcccatgaggaggtcatggaaagactccatgacatattcggtcatccccatgaactcatcattcGCAGGAGATGGTAGTGtgcattgtgccacaaggtggccatcgGTCTCTGTGGTGTTGCAGAGACCGAGCGGAAGCACTATCGGggtgctctagatgaggtattctggagagagcggctcccctccggtaagctatgccatgacatttgtgaacaagaaggtgaggtggcgtaggtcctcccgggacggtcggggtcccaggaaggcgccgACCTAGCGCTCAAACCACCTatagtcgaagtcgaggagctagtTGCTTCTAGGGGCATAGGCCTCTAGTGCatgcagctatagctcctcaagagCCTCGGTGATCACATCGAGGCTAGTGGAGTGGAGAGGTCGCATGGCAGTGGGAGccatcgccaactctccctctgtcatgatgatgaagtctaggtccccgaagtgCACGTGCGTGCCCGGGACCTAGCtaaggttgtgactagccatctgaggtctggtgtggatgtcaagacgcacaaaaggcccctacctagcgcaccaactattgatgtttcgagttgccaccaacaagtaaatttctaatattgtgtgtctagctcggatggtgtgctaagaggacatgaggtttatactggatcgggcagaatgtccctacatctagtttgttgtTGTTGCTCatattactagcactaaaagttcatagtaggggttacaaac
The nucleotide sequence above comes from Miscanthus floridulus cultivar M001 chromosome 18, ASM1932011v1, whole genome shotgun sequence. Encoded proteins:
- the LOC136523629 gene encoding uncharacterized protein; this translates as MVDSIIGMKWLTEVLMDGGSGLNIMTETLTFEVVEFHGTYHAILGHPCYAKFMAVPNYTYLKLKMLGPCGVITIDTSFQRAYECEVECCDHAATIVTSKELAAIEKELAEEAPNPKWLAGSFEPVEGTKEVLMDPSGSKGEVVRISTTFSFE